In Quatrionicoccus australiensis, the following are encoded in one genomic region:
- a CDS encoding virginiamycin B lyase family protein — protein MRKQAIFPVLFSLSMLLATPAQACRPFGSYQLVEDKTGGIWFTEGDNNAVSRLAPDGSVKAYPLPTKNAEPSALTLDRRGNLWFVEMDGGKIGRLAPDGRIREFPTRDGHPGMVAVDRRGEAWFTQMSGHENDSDEHAGHGSAMLAKVGRIDGQGKMHDFPVREGWPTSLAFDRQDRAWVTILVPGHNGARPKGQLATLSHDGQWTTVAAWENSCPSNLTPVAGGLAFSDHCRFVLGRIAADGKLTEQKLPDATYIQQMSAAADGVLWFSGDERGRIGRIAPDGAVAYLPERPDSDDQLMAVKVLRNGDVVFSEFYNYNINRRTKNGDYVEHLVNIEERRGSREVRDGEVCYVQFASRIAGKAEMDQKRAAEVRSGQFKPDGAGTEKLVEQKCLACHDARRLLLSRRSDWTPSLTRMHSYRQLRGVESLTQEETTRLVRYLNGYYGLAR, from the coding sequence ATGCGCAAGCAAGCGATTTTCCCCGTTCTCTTCAGCCTGAGCATGCTGCTGGCGACGCCGGCGCAGGCCTGCCGGCCTTTCGGCTCCTACCAACTGGTGGAGGATAAAACCGGCGGCATCTGGTTCACCGAAGGCGACAACAATGCCGTGTCGCGGCTGGCGCCGGACGGCAGCGTCAAGGCCTATCCGCTGCCGACGAAAAATGCCGAACCCAGCGCCCTGACGCTGGATCGCCGGGGCAACCTCTGGTTTGTCGAAATGGACGGCGGCAAGATCGGTCGTCTGGCACCCGACGGGCGCATTCGGGAATTTCCTACTCGTGACGGCCATCCCGGCATGGTCGCGGTCGACCGCCGGGGTGAAGCGTGGTTCACGCAGATGTCCGGGCATGAAAACGACAGTGACGAACACGCCGGCCATGGCAGCGCGATGCTCGCCAAGGTCGGTCGCATCGACGGTCAGGGAAAGATGCACGATTTTCCCGTGCGCGAGGGCTGGCCGACTTCACTGGCCTTCGACCGCCAGGACCGCGCCTGGGTGACCATCCTCGTGCCGGGACACAATGGAGCGCGGCCCAAAGGGCAACTGGCGACGCTGTCGCACGATGGCCAGTGGACCACCGTGGCGGCGTGGGAGAACAGTTGTCCGAGCAACCTGACGCCGGTCGCCGGCGGCCTCGCCTTCTCCGATCACTGCCGTTTCGTGCTGGGGCGCATCGCCGCCGATGGCAAACTTACCGAGCAGAAACTGCCCGACGCCACCTACATCCAGCAAATGTCGGCGGCAGCGGATGGCGTGCTGTGGTTTTCCGGCGACGAACGCGGCCGTATCGGGCGCATCGCCCCGGATGGCGCCGTCGCCTACCTGCCGGAACGGCCCGATAGCGACGACCAACTAATGGCCGTCAAGGTGCTGCGCAACGGTGACGTGGTGTTTTCCGAGTTCTACAACTACAACATCAACCGCCGCACGAAGAACGGCGACTACGTCGAACACCTGGTCAATATCGAGGAACGGCGGGGCAGCCGCGAAGTGCGCGACGGTGAAGTCTGCTACGTGCAGTTCGCCTCACGCATCGCCGGCAAGGCCGAGATGGACCAGAAACGCGCCGCGGAAGTGCGCAGCGGCCAGTTCAAACCCGACGGTGCTGGCACGGAAAAACTGGTCGAACAAAAATGCCTGGCCTGCCACGACGCACGCCGTCTGCTACTGTCGCGGCGCAGCGACTGGACGCCGAGCCTGACACGCATGCACTCCTACCGCCAGCTACGCGGTGTGGAGTCGCTAACGCAGGAGGAGACAACACGGCTGGTGCGTTATTTAAATGGTTATTACGGCTTGGCACGGTGA
- a CDS encoding LysR family transcriptional regulator gives MHDINDMLFFAHVVKVRSFSAAARRLDVSKSRVSKAIARLESDLGVRLLHRSTRSLSLTDVGEAYFEHCDRILEELSLADTTISRLHQEPRGKLKISAPVAFSTMHVASALPEFMVRYPDLNVDLTISDRLVDLADEGYDIALRITREPGQNLVARQLAPIRRKICASPSYLARRGIPLNPEDLGQHNCLDYSFMDTQGVWHLKGDNGNVSIPVTGSLRINDDEALSQAVLGGLGLALLPTFIVGKDLQEGRLVEVLPGYVPTERFIFAVHLPNRHLPLKVRAFIEFLLDRFGPTPYWDL, from the coding sequence ATGCACGATATCAATGACATGCTGTTCTTCGCCCACGTGGTCAAGGTCAGGAGCTTTTCCGCGGCGGCTCGACGACTCGATGTCTCCAAGTCGCGGGTGAGCAAGGCGATTGCCCGGCTGGAGAGCGATCTGGGCGTCCGGCTGCTACACCGGAGCACGCGCAGCCTTAGCCTGACCGATGTCGGCGAAGCGTATTTCGAGCACTGCGACCGGATACTGGAAGAACTGAGCTTGGCCGACACGACGATTTCCCGTCTGCACCAGGAGCCGCGCGGGAAACTGAAGATCAGTGCTCCCGTGGCGTTCAGTACGATGCATGTGGCCTCCGCCTTGCCGGAGTTCATGGTCCGCTATCCCGACCTGAACGTCGATCTGACCATCAGCGACCGACTGGTCGACCTGGCCGATGAGGGGTATGACATCGCCCTGCGTATTACCCGCGAACCCGGACAGAATCTCGTTGCCCGTCAATTGGCCCCGATCCGTCGAAAGATCTGCGCCAGCCCGTCCTACCTTGCCCGCCGGGGAATTCCGCTAAATCCCGAGGATCTTGGCCAGCACAATTGTCTGGACTACAGCTTCATGGATACCCAAGGGGTCTGGCATCTCAAGGGCGACAACGGCAATGTCTCGATCCCGGTCACCGGTAGCCTGCGCATCAATGACGACGAGGCACTTTCCCAGGCCGTGCTCGGCGGCCTCGGGCTGGCTCTGCTGCCGACCTTTATCGTCGGCAAGGATCTGCAGGAAGGCCGCCTGGTCGAGGTCTTGCCAGGCTATGTGCCAACCGAGCGTTTTATTTTTGCCGTTCATCTGCCGAATCGGCATTTGCCTTTAAAAGTCCGCGCGTTTATTGAGTTCCTTCTAGATCGTTTTGGACCTACACCGTATTGGGATCTTTAA
- a CDS encoding ABC transporter permease, which translates to MSFVWAMLARNFAVECRSLRVSFTRMVLQPAIYLFVFGYVVGRMLPAGNSGNYAAVMAPGVVAISLMSAPYLVVGSSILSGFYFRTMEAWLLSPVGVRALLLALLASGTLYGMASAAVAVGLIWIILGIVPENWLLIAYFCFFGSLLFSLLAVVVLLAPATPKQGQDIFSLLMMPMTFFGCTFYSFAMLIPPFDSVALLLPTTYLSEGLRAAYATGGGSLPTHWVAAGLAATTLLLVPLADWVAARRLRNFTW; encoded by the coding sequence ATGAGTTTTGTCTGGGCCATGCTGGCCCGCAATTTCGCTGTCGAGTGCCGCTCGTTGCGGGTCAGCTTCACGCGCATGGTGCTGCAACCGGCGATCTATCTCTTCGTGTTCGGCTATGTCGTGGGCCGCATGCTGCCGGCAGGAAATTCCGGCAACTATGCAGCGGTGATGGCGCCGGGGGTGGTGGCGATTTCGCTGATGAGCGCGCCGTATCTGGTGGTCGGCAGTTCCATCCTGTCCGGCTTTTACTTCCGGACCATGGAAGCCTGGCTGCTGTCTCCGGTCGGCGTGCGCGCGCTGTTGCTGGCCCTGCTCGCCAGCGGCACGCTCTACGGCATGGCCAGCGCCGCCGTGGCGGTCGGCCTGATCTGGATCATCCTCGGCATCGTCCCGGAAAACTGGTTGCTGATCGCCTATTTCTGCTTTTTCGGCTCGCTGCTATTTTCGTTGCTGGCGGTGGTGGTGTTGCTGGCACCGGCCACGCCAAAACAGGGGCAGGACATTTTTTCCCTGCTGATGATGCCGATGACTTTTTTCGGCTGTACCTTCTACTCCTTCGCCATGCTGATTCCGCCTTTCGACAGCGTGGCGCTGCTCTTGCCGACCACCTATCTCAGCGAGGGGCTGCGGGCGGCCTATGCGACCGGTGGCGGCAGTCTGCCGACCCACTGGGTGGCGGCGGGACTGGCGGCGACCACACTGCTTCTCGTGCCGCTGGCCGATTGGGTGGCGGCGCGTCGCCTGCGGAATTTCACCTGGTGA
- a CDS encoding ABC transporter ATP-binding protein, with product MSPAIVVDNLGVVYPNGQHALDGLSLQVQAGEVFGLLGANGAGKTTLIKILASLMRPSRGMVRVLGLDPGEQPETIKRQLGVVPQENNLDVDLDVRANLVFHCRYFGLRRADITTRVGHWLEQLGLTDKAAAEIMHLSGGTKRKVMLAKAFLTSPRLLVLDEPTSGLDPEIRASIWRHIRDFRDGGGTVFLSTHHMEEAERLCDRVALLRRGRIVACDTPTALATGLNGGLEALFQEAAGAEDGR from the coding sequence ATGTCACCCGCTATCGTTGTCGACAATCTGGGGGTCGTCTATCCCAATGGGCAGCACGCGCTCGACGGTTTGTCGTTGCAAGTGCAAGCGGGGGAAGTATTCGGCTTGCTTGGCGCCAACGGCGCCGGAAAAACCACGCTCATCAAGATTCTGGCCAGCCTGATGCGGCCGAGCCGGGGGATGGTGCGCGTGCTGGGGCTGGATCCCGGCGAGCAGCCGGAAACGATCAAACGCCAGTTGGGCGTGGTACCCCAGGAGAACAACCTCGACGTGGATCTGGATGTGCGTGCTAACCTGGTTTTCCATTGCCGTTATTTCGGCCTGCGCCGGGCTGACATCACGACGCGGGTCGGTCACTGGCTGGAGCAACTCGGCCTCACCGACAAGGCCGCTGCGGAAATCATGCACCTGTCCGGCGGCACCAAGCGCAAGGTGATGCTGGCCAAGGCCTTCCTCACCTCGCCGCGCTTGCTGGTGCTGGATGAGCCGACCAGCGGTCTAGACCCGGAAATCCGGGCGAGCATCTGGCGGCATATCCGCGACTTTCGCGATGGCGGCGGCACGGTTTTCCTGTCTACCCACCACATGGAAGAGGCGGAGCGCCTGTGTGACCGGGTGGCGTTGCTGCGCCGGGGCCGGATTGTCGCCTGCGATACGCCGACGGCGTTGGCGACCGGGCTGAATGGCGGCCTGGAAGCCTTGTTTCAGGAAGCGGCGGGCGCGGAGGATGGGCGATGA
- the gdhA gene encoding NADP-specific glutamate dehydrogenase: MRYRNFEDFIQHVASRNPGQPEFLQAVSEVIESLWPYIARHSKYAEHGLLDRLIEPERIIMFRVAWVDDHGEVQVNRGYRIQHSSAIGPYKGGIRFHHSVNLSILKFLAFEQTFKNALTTLPMGGGKGGSDFDPKGRSPGEVMRFCQAFVSELFRHVGSDTDVPAGDIGVGGREVGFMAGMMKKLSNRADCVFTGKGLSFGGSLIRPEATGYGTVYFAEQMLKQRGRSFEGLRVSVSGAGNVAQYSVEKAMALGAKVVTVSDSSGTVVDESGFTPEKLAELMEVKNHLYGRVSDYAKRVGAAFHPGLRPWHVPVDVALPCATQNEVDGEDARMLVKNGVICVAEGANMPSTADAVKIFEGNGVLYAPGKASNAGGVATSGLEMSQNAMRLSWQRDEVDARLHEIMCNIHEACLNYGRDAGGKISYVNGANIAGFVKVADAMLAQGVI; this comes from the coding sequence ATGCGTTACCGGAATTTTGAGGACTTCATCCAGCACGTGGCCAGCCGGAATCCGGGGCAGCCTGAATTCCTGCAAGCGGTCAGCGAAGTCATCGAAAGCTTGTGGCCGTACATCGCACGCCATTCGAAATATGCCGAACACGGGCTGCTCGACCGCCTGATCGAACCGGAACGGATCATCATGTTCCGCGTCGCCTGGGTCGACGACCATGGCGAGGTTCAGGTCAATCGCGGCTACCGCATCCAGCACTCCTCGGCCATCGGCCCCTACAAGGGCGGCATCCGCTTCCACCATTCGGTCAACCTTTCGATCCTCAAGTTCCTGGCTTTCGAGCAGACCTTCAAGAATGCCCTGACCACCTTGCCGATGGGCGGTGGCAAGGGCGGCTCCGACTTCGATCCGAAGGGGCGCAGTCCGGGCGAGGTGATGCGTTTCTGCCAGGCATTCGTCAGCGAGCTGTTCCGCCATGTTGGCTCCGATACCGACGTTCCGGCCGGCGACATCGGTGTCGGCGGACGTGAAGTCGGCTTCATGGCCGGCATGATGAAGAAGCTCTCCAATCGCGCCGACTGCGTGTTTACCGGCAAGGGCCTGAGTTTCGGCGGCTCGCTGATCCGTCCCGAAGCGACTGGCTACGGCACGGTCTATTTCGCGGAGCAGATGCTCAAGCAGCGCGGCCGCAGTTTCGAGGGGCTGCGCGTCAGCGTTTCCGGCGCCGGCAATGTGGCCCAGTATTCAGTCGAGAAAGCCATGGCCCTTGGCGCCAAGGTCGTCACGGTGTCAGATTCGAGTGGAACTGTCGTCGACGAAAGCGGCTTCACGCCGGAAAAACTGGCCGAACTGATGGAGGTGAAAAACCATCTTTACGGCCGCGTCAGCGATTACGCCAAGCGGGTCGGTGCCGCCTTCCACCCGGGCTTGCGCCCGTGGCATGTGCCGGTCGATGTCGCCCTGCCGTGCGCGACGCAGAACGAAGTGGACGGCGAAGATGCCAGGATGCTGGTCAAGAACGGCGTGATCTGCGTCGCCGAGGGTGCCAACATGCCATCGACGGCCGATGCCGTGAAGATCTTCGAAGGCAACGGGGTGCTCTACGCCCCAGGCAAGGCCAGCAATGCCGGCGGCGTGGCCACTTCCGGCCTGGAAATGAGCCAGAACGCCATGCGTCTTTCTTGGCAGCGCGACGAGGTTGATGCCCGCCTGCACGAAATCATGTGCAACATCCATGAAGCCTGCCTGAACTATGGTCGCGATGCAGGCGGCAAGATCAGCTACGTCAATGGCGCCAACATTGCCGGCTTCGTCAAGGTGGCCGATGCCATGCTCGCCCAGGGCGTAATTTAA
- a CDS encoding TonB-dependent receptor, with translation MVFLLASLPASVLAQGENTAETDVSVITAADIAREKPASLLEMLKRRVGLDENNSVISMRGVRGIAVVVDGFVSSVSELSALRPEQVERIEVLRGAASARFGAEAMGGAIAVTTRPAGGRQNPAVNLTQGLDSRGGSYTRVGGSGERAELAWALLAESREDKGFRTVPCSPFPYQITVADEHGRGTSVDGKLAWNGSDFASSLNLKHSDNRSFFGRPNWAFDWQTDTARSQFSWKVNERWSLEAALGEDRYATAGVRDRGSGIDAAGLAADQWLTQNSRQREASAALVWQDGGWQGRLGGSLIELSEQFSASDYASRALRTQADSLIRKEALFAAGEMPLGAGRLELGLRRDWQRYVSSRVVDAGPPWQETLGGGVVKAATSPKIALSWPLGEATRLRGSLGSGFSPPQATQLYNGFVSAGSVTLANPALKPERSTTADLALLGNLAGGNGGITLFATRWQDKIAVRILDYGSPVVQQAQNVGEVRAYGLETHWSQPLAERWQLNANYTYTRTRIVRDQSAPQLVGNALPDMPRHKANFVLNYASTAGFSARAKWRLVGSAYTDEANTVVDSQGYRWKKAAYDVLDLATSWRAKGWEATLALDNVFDRDYVSGFFWHGEPRTLRGEFILRF, from the coding sequence TTGGTTTTTCTGCTGGCGAGCTTGCCGGCGAGTGTGCTGGCGCAGGGCGAAAACACGGCTGAAACCGACGTCTCGGTTATCACCGCCGCCGACATCGCCCGCGAGAAGCCGGCCAGCTTGCTGGAGATGCTGAAGCGGCGAGTCGGGCTGGACGAGAACAACAGCGTCATCAGCATGCGCGGGGTGCGCGGCATTGCCGTGGTGGTCGATGGCTTCGTTTCTTCCGTCAGCGAGTTGTCTGCCTTGCGCCCGGAGCAGGTGGAGCGCATCGAAGTGTTGCGCGGCGCGGCGTCGGCGCGTTTCGGCGCCGAGGCGATGGGCGGGGCGATTGCGGTGACGACGCGGCCGGCCGGCGGTCGGCAGAATCCTGCGGTCAACCTGACGCAGGGGCTGGATTCCCGTGGCGGCAGCTATACCCGGGTGGGCGGCAGCGGCGAACGCGCCGAGCTGGCCTGGGCGCTGCTGGCGGAAAGCCGCGAGGACAAGGGTTTCCGCACCGTGCCGTGCTCGCCTTTTCCCTACCAGATCACAGTGGCCGACGAGCATGGCCGAGGCACTTCCGTGGACGGCAAGCTGGCCTGGAACGGCAGCGATTTTGCCAGTTCGTTGAACCTCAAGCACTCGGACAACCGTTCCTTTTTCGGGCGCCCGAACTGGGCCTTCGACTGGCAAACCGATACTGCCCGCAGCCAGTTTTCCTGGAAGGTGAACGAACGCTGGTCTCTGGAGGCCGCCTTGGGCGAAGATCGTTACGCCACGGCCGGGGTGCGGGATCGCGGTAGCGGTATCGACGCCGCCGGCCTGGCGGCGGACCAGTGGCTGACCCAGAATTCCCGCCAGCGCGAGGCCTCGGCGGCGCTGGTTTGGCAGGACGGCGGCTGGCAGGGGCGGCTGGGCGGCAGCCTGATCGAACTGTCGGAACAATTCAGCGCCAGCGATTACGCCAGCCGCGCTTTGCGCACGCAGGCCGATTCGCTGATCCGCAAGGAGGCGCTGTTCGCTGCCGGTGAAATGCCGCTCGGCGCCGGTCGTCTGGAACTGGGCCTGCGCCGTGACTGGCAACGCTACGTGTCATCACGCGTGGTCGATGCCGGCCCGCCCTGGCAGGAGACGCTGGGCGGCGGTGTGGTCAAGGCGGCGACCAGCCCGAAGATTGCCCTTTCCTGGCCGCTGGGCGAAGCCACCCGCCTGCGCGGCAGCCTGGGCAGCGGCTTTTCGCCGCCGCAGGCGACGCAGTTGTACAACGGCTTTGTCAGCGCCGGCTCGGTGACGCTGGCCAACCCGGCCTTGAAGCCGGAGCGCTCGACCACCGCCGACCTCGCCCTGCTCGGCAACTTGGCCGGCGGCAACGGCGGCATCACCCTGTTTGCGACGCGCTGGCAGGACAAGATCGCCGTGCGCATCCTCGATTACGGTTCGCCGGTGGTGCAGCAGGCGCAAAACGTCGGCGAGGTGCGGGCGTACGGGCTGGAAACGCACTGGTCGCAGCCGCTGGCCGAGCGTTGGCAGCTCAACGCCAATTACACCTACACCCGGACCCGTATCGTCCGCGACCAGTCGGCGCCGCAACTGGTCGGCAACGCGCTGCCGGACATGCCCCGGCACAAGGCAAATTTTGTCCTGAATTACGCGTCGACCGCAGGATTTTCCGCCCGCGCCAAATGGCGCCTGGTCGGCAGCGCCTACACCGACGAAGCGAATACCGTGGTCGATAGCCAGGGCTACCGCTGGAAAAAGGCGGCCTACGACGTGCTCGACCTGGCCACCAGTTGGCGGGCCAAAGGCTGGGAAGCGACGCTGGCGCTGGACAACGTCTTCGACCGCGACTACGTCAGCGGCTTCTTCTGGCATGGCGAACCGCGCACCCTGCGCGGCGAATTCATTTTGCGTTTTTGA
- a CDS encoding radical SAM/SPASM domain-containing protein, with product MSEVLRNLYLVVAQECNLACTYCYAAGGGFGQAERHMPEAIMRRGLERLLPLAGERLTLSFFGGEPLLNFPLLEETVRHASRLAAESGRGLSFALTTNGTLLDEAMLDFIERHIAYLAISLDGDAVANSGRVFRDGRPAFPVILDNLEQLRQRRIPFALRATVTPANVGQVVGTVAFLSTLGAQSVRVLPAQGVHWSVVERQQLSRVMVELNRRGLRALLAGETSTACEHALRLAVHTVAGEDAERPCLAGGGILALAADGMLYPCEHFVGVDELAMGHVDDYPDARSRRIVARFAAATTAGRPRCQACAVRGVCGGQCYAEASLANGNIELPAADYCGRIHATFRALAPDLAQGMADVEQAGRLRRAIGVE from the coding sequence ATGTCTGAAGTGTTGCGCAATCTCTATCTGGTGGTGGCCCAGGAATGCAATCTGGCCTGCACCTACTGTTACGCCGCCGGAGGCGGCTTCGGCCAGGCGGAACGCCATATGCCGGAGGCCATCATGCGGCGAGGCCTGGAGCGCCTGCTGCCCTTGGCCGGCGAACGGCTGACCCTGTCCTTCTTCGGCGGCGAGCCGCTGCTCAATTTCCCCTTGCTAGAGGAAACCGTTCGCCACGCCAGCCGCCTCGCGGCCGAAAGCGGGCGCGGGCTGTCCTTTGCCCTGACCACCAACGGAACGCTGCTCGATGAAGCGATGCTCGATTTCATCGAAAGGCACATCGCTTACCTGGCGATCAGTCTCGATGGCGATGCCGTGGCGAACAGCGGGCGGGTGTTCCGCGATGGTCGGCCGGCATTCCCGGTTATTCTGGACAATCTCGAACAGCTTCGGCAACGGCGCATCCCGTTTGCCCTGCGGGCCACGGTGACGCCGGCCAATGTCGGGCAGGTGGTGGGAACGGTCGCTTTTCTGTCCACGCTCGGCGCCCAGTCGGTGCGTGTGTTGCCGGCCCAGGGTGTGCACTGGTCGGTGGTCGAGCGGCAGCAACTGAGCCGCGTCATGGTCGAACTCAACCGGCGCGGCCTGCGGGCGCTGCTGGCCGGCGAAACGTCGACGGCTTGCGAGCATGCCCTGCGTCTGGCCGTTCACACGGTGGCTGGTGAAGATGCGGAGCGTCCATGCCTGGCCGGGGGCGGCATCCTGGCCCTGGCTGCCGACGGCATGCTCTACCCGTGCGAACATTTTGTCGGGGTCGATGAATTGGCCATGGGCCATGTCGATGACTATCCCGATGCGCGTTCGCGCCGCATCGTTGCCCGTTTTGCCGCGGCGACCACGGCGGGCCGGCCGCGTTGCCAGGCGTGTGCGGTGCGGGGCGTCTGCGGCGGGCAGTGTTATGCCGAGGCCTCCCTGGCGAACGGCAATATCGAGCTGCCGGCGGCGGATTACTGCGGGCGAATACACGCCACTTTCCGGGCGCTGGCGCCGGATTTGGCGCAAGGCATGGCCGATGTCGAGCAGGCCGGTCGTCTGCGCAGGGCCATCGGGGTGGAGTAG
- a CDS encoding YdcH family protein, which produces MFPEYRDLISELKTSDRYFQSLFEKHNTLDQRIKNIESRLESGTPDEIEVLKKKKLAIKDELYGLLQKISLSRVKP; this is translated from the coding sequence ATGTTTCCTGAATATCGCGACCTGATTTCCGAATTAAAGACCAGCGACAGGTACTTCCAGTCCCTGTTCGAGAAGCACAACACGCTTGATCAGCGGATCAAGAACATTGAGTCCCGGCTGGAGTCCGGCACGCCCGATGAGATTGAGGTCCTGAAAAAGAAAAAGTTGGCGATTAAGGACGAGCTATACGGGCTGCTCCAGAAGATCAGCCTCAGTCGCGTCAAACCCTGA